The segment ATGAATTTATTTATATCTTCAGAGAAAGTTGTTTTAAAAGTAAGCTGTTTAAAAGTATTAATTAAGCTTGCAGCAAATAATAATACAGATGACTTTTTTACTAAGGTCTTTAGTCTCATTGAATTAGCAATAAAAGAAGATTCAGCTGAAATAATCCTTTCCGTTATTTGTTTATTAAGGCAATTAGGGAAAAAAGGACTGCCAATGCTTATAAAATTAGCAATTAATACAGATAATATTCTTGCTTCTAAGGCTGCTATTACAGCAATAGGAGAGATTTCTGATACTAGATCAATAAATTGCTTGAATCAATTACTAGATGATTCGGCTTTAGACTTAATTTTGCGAGAAAGTGCAATATATGCTTTATCAAATTTGGAATCTAATTGATTTAAATCTTATTTTTCTAGATATTAGTTAGACTATTTATGGCAAGTTTAATAATTTTAATCACTTCTATATTTTTTTCTTTATCTAATCTTTGCTGTAGATAGCTAACCTGACCTAATGCATTAAATCTCATTAGTGATAACGCTGTCTGTTTCCTAACTTCATTATTATCGCTATTTAATTTGTCAATTAATGCTCTTGAAAACCATTCTTCTTGTTGAAAGAAATTAATTAACCTTATAGCTTCAATTTGCACTTCATACGAGGGGTCATTTAATGCTTCCTTAACAATATTCTTTGCATCTCTATCGTTTAAGTTTTCTATTTGATCTCCAAGTGCAGCAATTGCAGATGCTCTAACAAGTTGATTTTTTGACTTAGCAGCTTTTTTGATTTCTTTAGATCCCTTTGCCCCAATAAAAGCGAGTCCCCATCGTGCAAGCCCACATTGTGTTGAAGAACTTTGAGGGTGTTCTAGCACTTTGACTAGATATTCAACAGCTGTTCCCCCAAAAATTGCTATAGCTCCTGCTGAAGATCCTTGCACAACAGGATCCTCATCATTTAGTAATGCTTTAAGTAGGTCGGGCAATGCTTCTGGATCACCAACTAATTTAAGTGTTTTTGCGGCAGCTCTCCTCACGGTTACATTCTTACTATTTAATAATGCTTGGCGAAGTTGAGGTAAGGCTTTAGGGCCTATTAATCCAAGACTTTCAGAGAATGTTCTCCTAAGCAGGCCTCTTTGGTCTGCAAGCCCTGCTATAAGCGCTCTGATTTGACTTTCAGTTCCTTCAAGCTTTTGACCTTTTTTAAGACTTAAAGTCAATTCTTTGGCAAGAGTCGCAGCCTCGTCGGCAGTAAGGCTTAATTCTTGAGTATTAATTGAGGACAGGAAGCTTTCGTTCAAACTTCAAATAATTCTAATTCTATTATGGTGTGTTAGGCATTGCTAAAAGCTCTAGCTAAGCATTTAGCTTTGTAAATTCCTCCGAGAGGCTTTCTATGCAATTAGTAAATTAGTTATATGAATTAAATCTGATTTATATATGAAATCAGACTTGTTTGATAATTTGCCTTGTCTTCCTAAAGATTTGGCTTTTAGCATTTTAGACACTCCAGTTAATTGCTTGAAACTTTCAAGTGACTATTACAAAGCAATTTTTCATTTAGCTAAATACCCAGGGTTTGAAACCGAAGAAAAACTTATTTTCTTTCTTAACAATCAATCTTCTGAGCAGCCTATACACATTGCAAAAAGAAAAGCGATAGAAGTTTTAGCTCAATTAAATTGTAAGCGGGCAATGCCTTTTATTAGAGTTTATTTAGATAGTCCTGATCCATATACTGTAGAAAGCACCATATGGTCATTGCAAGAACTTGGTTGCCGAGATAAAGCCTTTGTTAGAAAAGTCAGTTCTTTACTTTGTAAGCCAAATCAAAATCATAGGTTTCTAATTCAAGCACTTGTCAAAATGGAAGCAAAATCTGAAATTCATATAATAAGAGATTTTTTTAATAATCCAATTGCATCACAAGCTGCGAAAGGTGCATGTATAGCAGCATTCTCAAAATTGATAGGAGACAAATCTTGCTTGGATCAATTGCAGGATTTCTTGAAATCTTCAAATCAGAATGATAGACAATCTGCTGTTCAAGATATTATAGATTCCAATAGTATAAATCTTCTTCCAAGAGTTCTAGAAGCTCCAATATCTCCATTTTTTAAATGCCGTGCAATTAATTCTTTATTCACTGAAGATTTGTCACCTGAGAAGAATCAGGGAATTAATGTTCTAGAATTTATTAATAGAGTTTTAATTGATAATCCAAGTCAGATATCTAATTTATACCATTATGGAAGCACTACAGATGTAAATTATTTGATCAATCAGCTACTCAATACAGATTTTGCAAAATCTTATGGCGCAATAGAAATTTTGATGACCAAAGATATCAGAGATCTATTACCTTGCTTAAAGAAATTATGGGATAAATTGACAAAAGATTATGGCTCGATTTATTTCTTGACAATGCTTTTTAGAGACATAGGAAAGCTAGAAAAACATGATCAAAATAAAATTAAAAAGTTCTTATTTTCTTGTTTAGGAAATAATTGGCCTTTGTTTATGAAGTTTAGGCCTTCAGCAATTATATCTTTAATGATGATAGACAAAGCTATGTGCAAAGATTATATACCTAATTGGCTAGATGAAAAAAATAATCCATATTGGGCTTGTCGCTATGCTGTATTGATGTCTATTGAAGACTCATTTAATCTAGATGAAATAATAGAATTTTCTCCAATTATCCAAACTCTTAATCGAGATAGTCATAGGTTTGTACGAGCAAAGGCTTTACAGATTGCTTCTAAGTTCTAGATTATTTAATTAAGAAAATATTAATCAATATTTTCTTCTAGCCTGACAAATTTAAGAGCACCAGATATCGAACCCCAAATCTTTTCATTTGTATCTATATCAAATCCTTCATCTATACTCACCCAGCTATGTTTATTTATCTCCACTTGGCTTATTAAATAAGTTTCTTTGCCATCCTTTTGTATGATACATTTCTTACAATTCTTTAGCTTTCCTATATAATGACCTTTATCTAATTCGGTAAATTCCATTTCGCAACCATTTCTAATTTTTATTTGACCTGCTTCGATATATTTCAGTAAATCACTTTGGAATCCAGCTCCAGCAACTTTTTTTGAATTAGTCAACATGAAATTCTTTAATAAAAAAGTGTTATTCTCGTAATATAATTTATGTACAGCTTGACGATATGGCGACCATGGACTGTAGTTGAAACTTTGCTCGGAATAAAAACTAGGCACATTAAATAAATCAATTGGAAGCGTTCTTACATATATATCAATATGTGCAAAGTCTTTTGGACTATTAATTGCTTGCTCTTTATTACTAAAGTGACCGGTAAATGCTCTAGTAAAGTTATCTAATCTACTTAGATTCATTAATTCTTACTTCAGAGCAGAACGAAGATTGCAATATCCCTGACCCTTTTGTTGTACTAACAATAGATGACCTGCATCGAAAATTATCGGTTTGAAACCATATCTTTTCCTCTGCAAAAGATTGATTATATTCCGTTGATAATATCAAGGTGCCATCATCTAAAAAATTAAACTTAGATATGGTTTTTACTTTTTCGGTATAGCCAATGCTTCGAATAATAATCCCATTTTCTTTCCCAGTTATTATAGGAACTAATATAGTTGATCCTTGCATGTTGCCTTCTAGATCATTATTTCCCCAATCACTATCTGGATTCCAACTTATTTTAAAAGGGGATTTAATAGTTCCAGTTTGAGCGTTGTACTCCTCAGCCAGTTTTTTGACATTGGGATTATTACTAGTTAAAGATTCAATTGAAATAGTACTGACAATGTCTTCAAATTGCTTGAAAGCTAGGGAATGGCTGCTTCTCATTGACTTCCATTTGCCTAGGCTTTGAGCGACAAATTGCTCAATCCTCATCTTCAGTATTTAAAGCTTTTTCTTTACCAGCCCTTAAATCTGGATGACTACCTTGTTGAATCATTCTTACCATTGAATCCACCATCATTGACATTGCCATTGGAACTTCTTTGCCGGATGGAGTTTGAGCGGATTGATCCCCTGGTTTTTTGTTCGAATTAGGTCTCTTTATAGTCATTCTAATGTTTCTTGCATCAACAATTTAGATTATCACTAGTTGCAAAACCCTTTTGATAGGCAGCAGTCTTTATAAAGCTTGATGTCCTAGCCCCTATAGGGGAGTCCCAAAATCGCTCGTAAGGGACTACATCCTCACCAAACAACTCTTGGTATTCTATTGAATCTATAATTGAATCAATATGATTATCGAAACCATAAGAGTTAATCAACTCTATATTGTTTATTAGCTCATTTTGATCAACGATTGGCCGTCCAAGTAAATGCTTGAAATTCATTTCTAAGCATTTAATCTGACTGACTTTTGTAAAATAGTGATATTTGTAGAAACTTGACTTAGCAAGATCTCTTACAAAATCTCTAATACAGATATCTCCATTCCGGAGTCGTCTTTCAGAGTCTATAGACTTTTCACTATCCATTGGGTACAAGTTTCCATAAACTTGTTTATAACAAGCAGTTATTGCAATTTTTAGTGAAGAGTCGTCATATGGTGTATATACTTGATAAGTAAAAGCCTCAATATTATCTGTAATATACTTTTTACCAATTGGTTTTTGTTCAATTAGATAATTCTCACGTTTATATAATCTAGTAAAAGTATTCTCAAGTGATATTAGGTTTGGTTTTAAGCCTGAATATAAGTTTTCCTTGAATTTAGTTGGTTGGCCTGGCATACAAGCACTTTTTGAGTGCATATAATAAGTAGTCTGATTACTTCCCGCCACTCTACTTTTACCATAGCTGATTGGATGCTTGGTGTTTATACCTGAAAGTATTCTTTCGAAAGAATTTTTAGTAAGATGTTTCATTTAAGAGATTGATCAATTATCCAGATCTGCCATAAGTATATTTTCCATTTTTGATGAAGTATCAAGTTTGAATTTTTTAATACTAACCTTGTCCAGTATTAATACTGCAATAATAGTTATAATTATTTCTAAAAAGAATACAAATGAGAATGCTATTAATGGATTTTCAGGCCCTGATATAACCCTTCCAATATCCAGCAAGCCTCCTCCTAGTAACTTGCCCATAGCTCTTGAGAGCGCTTGTGCAAGTCCCCATACCCCTACAAATGTGCCTGCCACTTCCGGTAAAGTTAAATCAAGCATTAAAGATAGTGCACTATTTGTAGCTATACCCGCTGCTAATCCAAATATGAATAATACTCCGAATAGTAGGTTTTCATTTTTAACAAAACCACTCAAGACTAATAAAATTAGTGATGATGTTATCATCCAGCAACCAATTTTTGCAGTTGAGAACTTCCCAATCCTAGGCGTTATCCATAGGCCTGCAATTAAAAGTCCTATGAGTGTACCTACTCCCCAATATGCATTTAGTAATGTTGTTTTAGATATTGGTAAACTAAAAACTTCAGCTCCAAAACTTTCTAAAATTGGATCTTGCAAGAAAAGACCTAATGTATAAAAAATTAGGAAGCTAAAGAATATAAATATTTGCTTACTAGATAATATCAATGCCCAAGCTTCTTTAAGGCCAATTTCCTTGGCTTCATTTTTTTTACTATGTATTTGCTTTGTACCTTTTTTTTCAATCCCTAGACAAGAAATGATTGAAATTGCAAAGATAATTAAACCGACTCGAAGCATAAATTTCTGCAGGGTTGTCTGCAAAATCAATGGGTCAGATATTCCATCAAGACCTTTAGTTGCTATTGATATTGCTATCGCACCTACGACTATTCCAATCGTTAGCATACACCAGATAATTCCAACCACTCTAGGCCTTTCCTTTTCATTGGTAATGTCAATGACTAGAGCTAAATAAGGGGTTGTAGCCATTGAAATGGCTAACCCATATAGCGCAAAAAGTGAACATAATCCGAGGGCGCTTAAGACTATCGCTGGAGTTGAACCACTACTTAAGGCATTATTAGTAATAAATATTACTGGGATCGAAAGAATTGCAAGTAGGCAAAATAAAGCAGTTCCAATATATATATAGGGAGTTCTTTTTTTTCCTTTGATGGGCCATCGATCAGAAATATTGCCAAAAAGGACTCGTGAAGGTGCCACTAATTGTTCAAAGGCCAGTCCTCCTCCTACCAGTATTGCGGGGAAAGCAAGTTCAGAAATCATTATTCGATTCAGCATCCCAGCAAAAATTACTGCTAGACACCCCAAGCATCCTTGGAATAAGCTCAACCTTGCAAGCTTTATCGGGGGCAGATGAGTTGAGTTTTCCAAGGTAATCTCAGTATCAATAGGTATGATTTCTTCTCAACAGATTAGTATTTATAGAATTAATTGTTTTAAATTTCATTATATATAATGTATTGCTTTAATAAGGTGATCAAATGATAGAGCCTATTTCGAACACTAAGATCCAGAATATTTGTTGTATAGGGGCTGGGTATGTAGGGGGCCCCACAATGGCTGTGATCGCAGATCGCTGCCCCTCCATACAAGTAAAAGTTGTTGATATTAATCAAGCAAGAATTGATGCCTGGAATAGCTCTGATCTCAGTAAATTACCAGTTTATGAACCCGGTTTAGATCTAGTAATAAGTCGAGCAAGAAATAGGAATTTATTTTTTTCTATAAATGTTGAAGATGCTATTGCTCAAGCAGATATGGTTTTTATATCTGTAAATACTCCTACGAAAACTAAAGGCCTGGGAGCTGGTAAGGCAAGTGATCTTCGTTGGGTTGAGGCTTGTGCTCGTCAAGTAGCAAAGTTTGCGAAGCAACATACGATTGTTGTTGAGAAAAGTACTTTGCCAGTAAGGACTGCAGAAGTAATTAAAACTATTCTCGAAGCAGCACAGTCTTCTTTGGGCAACATTTTGAACCCATCTACATTTGATGTTTTGTCCAATCCTGAATTCTTAGCAGAAGGGAGTGCTATCAAGGATTTAGAGAATCCTGATCGAGTTTTGATTGGCGGTGAAAGTAAACAAGCTATTGAATCATTAGCTTGGATATATAAGCATTGGGTAGCTGAAGAGAAGATCTTAAGAACTAATATTTGGAGTAGTGAGTTGGCAAAACTAACAGCAAATGCCTTTTTGGCCCAGCGAATTAGTTCTATTAATTCTATAGGGGCTTTATGTGAAGCTACTGGAGCCGATGTTAGAGAGGTGGCCAGAGCGATAGGAACTGACAGTAGAATAGGGTCAAAGTTTTTGGATGCAGGCCCTGGATTTGGTGGTAGTTGTTTTAAAAAGGATATTCTTAATCTTGTATATTTGTCGCGACACTTTGGTTTGCCAGAAGTTGCTGATTTTTGGGAAGGTGTAGTTGAATTAAATACATGGCATCAACATCGCATATCAAGATTAGTAGTTAAAAAACTCTTTGGTACTTTGTCTGGTAAACGTATAGCTTTACTTGGCTTTTCTTTTAAAGCAAATACAAATGATACTAGGGAGTCTTCTGCTATTAATATTGCTAAAGATTTATTGGATGAGGGAGCACTACTTTCTATTCATGACCCAAAAGTTAGCCCTAGTCAAATAGAGCGTGACTTGGGACAGGCAAGGGCTAATTTGAAAAATATTGAATTGAATAAAAATTCAATGGAAGGGATATGGTGGTTTTCTGAAGATATTTATGAAGTATGTTCAGCGGCCGATGCAGTGTTGATTTTGACGGAATGGCACCAATACTCTGAAATTGATTGGCCATTAGTTGCAACAAAAATGAGAAATCCTGCATGGGTATTTGATGCAAGATCAATAATTAATTCAGAAAAAGTATTATCTGCTGGATTACAATTCTGGCGGGTAGGAGATGGATCAGAATTAGACTCTTAGAGTCTTAATCACTTTAAATTAAGTAATCGAATACGGAATTTTGCGATTTTTATAGCTTCGGCACGTGAATTTTTGAGGAATGGATGATCTTTAATCAAATTGAGTATTTCATTAATTTTTTCGTCTACTAATAATTCACTTTGCTTTTGAAACTGATGGGTTTTCCATGCATCATCAAAAGCCATTGAGAAACTATCAGCATTGTTATAAACATTATTTTTGCTCTGCATTTTAATTAACCATTTTTTGATAATGCTACCTAATTAACACTTTCCCTTGAAAGAAAAAGGTCTTTAGCTAAGTGGATTGATAAATTGTGTGAACACTTTAAAATGCCAGGACGCAGATTTGAACTGCGGACACGGCGATTTTCAGTCGCCTGCTCTACCAACTGAGCTATCCCGGCTTGTCGCAATGGCTACTTCTTGATCTTATATCAGCAATAGGACCATATAACTTTGTTGTTCCCAACCTATTGAATTTGAGTTGCATTTATCTTTGCTTCCTAACTGCTTGCATTGCTAGATATGCCACACCTTCAGCCGGTTGCCTATTAGAACTCACAATTGGGATTCCTATTTTCCTTTCTCTTATTCGACGCCATTGAGGGTTCCGAGCTCCTCCTCCGATAGTGATTATTCTTTTAGGCTTGCTGCCAATTAGATCTCTAAATTTAGACCAACCCTTTTTCTCTATATTCGCCATTCCTTCAAGAAGCCCATGTAAATATAGAGAGTCACTGATTGGTCTTGGTTCGAGAATGGGGTCTAAATTTGGATCCTCAACAGGGAATCTCTCTCCTTTGCATGCTAAGGGAAGGAGATTTAAGCCACTATCTATTTCTGGATCTATTTGTCTGCTTAACTCCATCAGATCTTTATCAGAAAAAAATTGCTTTAGAACTGAACACCCAGCATTCGAAGCTCCTCCAGCTATCCATTGCCCTCCAAGGAAATGATTCGTAACCCCTGGCTCTTGCATTGGTTTATTAACAAACCGTTTAATTACTATTGTGCTTCCTAAAACAGTTACACCATCATCGAAATCTGGGTTGCTTGCAAGAATTGCTGCATTTGAATCCGTAGTTCCTAAAATTATTTGCATGTTTTGTGGGAGATCTAGCGCTTTTGCTATTGATTCAGAAACTGTTCCAATAGAATGACCGCTAGGTATAATTTTAGGAAGATGATTCTCAAGGTTTAATTTTCCAATTTCTTCGTTCCATTTTTGGCTTAATAAGTTCCAACCAAGTTTAAGATTATTCCCTTCTTCTCCATACTCCCAATTATTTGCTAGCCAACCAATTATCCAATCTGCTTGATGCCTCAAGAGGATTTTGCTTCCATATTTGTTTACCAGATAAATTGCTTTAGAGATGCTTGGTGTTGAATTTAATTTGCTTTTGTTGTTGCCAGCCTTCTTAGGTACGCTCTCTTTTATATCATCCAGAGAAATATAATATGGTATTGCAGGTCCTAATGGTTTCCCTTGAGAATCGCATGCTAATAATGTTCCCGAAGTACCATCGACTGCACAGGCTGAGATTTTATTTTTAAGCTTTTTAGGTGTATTTTTAATTAACAAACTAATGCACTTTACCCATTCATTGCAATCCTTCAGCTCAGTCAGATAATTTTCCGAAGAAGAATAAATAAGTTTTTTTTGAGCATTAATAATTGCAATCCGAACCCCACTAGTGCCAAGGTCTATTCCCATGGCTAATTGATCGTCTTTCATCTGTTAATTGTTTAACTTTGGCGGCGTAAAAGTTCGTTTACTTTGCCCTCTATTTTTTCCCAAGGTAAATCAAGATCTGGTCGCCCAAAATGCCCATAAGCAGCGACATTCCTATAGAACTTGCCTGAATTTTTTTTAGGAAGTTCTCTTAATCCAAATTCTTGAATTATTGCTCCAGGTCGAAGGTCAAAGTTTTCTTTTACTAAGTTTGTTAGATCCTCATTTGAAAGTTTTCCGCTCCCAAACGTCTCAACAAGTATTGAAACTGGGTTAGCTACTCCTATTGCATAACTTAATTGCACCTCAGCTCTTTTGGCTAAACCAGCTGCCACGATTGCTTTTGCGACAAACCTGGCTGCATAAGCTGCAGACCTATCTACTTTGGTTGGGTCTTTACCTGAAAAGGCTCCACCACCATGTCTTGCATAGCCACCATAAGTATCAACAATAATTTTTCTGCCCGTTAAGCCTGCATCTCCTTGTGGACCACCTACGACAAACTTACCGGTGGGATTTACTAAAAATCTTGTTTTCTCTTGACTGGGTTGTAGTTTTAGATCTGCTGTTGCAGGCTTTACAACATATTCCCATAGGTCTTTAGTAATCCGATCCCGAATGCCTGACTCACTGGAGATATTGTCAATTTGAGCAGAGTGCTGAGTTGAAATTAGGATTGTATCAATTGCAATTGGTTCGTCATTCTCATATACAACACTGACTTGAGTTTTGCCATCAGGCAGTAAATATTTCAACGTCTCTTCATGGCGAACTTTTGCTAATTGTCTTGCAAGTCGATGAGCCAGGCTAATTGGTAAAGGCATTAATTCGGGAGTTTCATCACACGCATAGCCAAACATTATGCCTTGATCTCCAGCTCCTACTTTGTCAAAAGGGTCTTCAGTTTGATCTTCAGCTTCATTAACACCTTGAGCTATATCTGGCGATTGCTGATCTAGTGCTACGAGTACTGCGCAGCTGTTTGCATCAAATCCCCCTGCTTTGGCATTTTTGTAACCAATTTCTTTTATGACACTTCTTACGAGATTAATGAAATCAACTTCAGCTGAAGACGTTACTTCTCCTGTAACTAGACATAAGCCAGTATTTACAACGGTTTCGCAAGCAACTCTGCTGGCAGGATCTTTCTCAAGCAAAGCATCAAGGATTGCGTCGCTTATTTGATCGCAAATTTTGTCTGGGTGACCTTCCGTAACTGATTCGGAAGTAAATACGAAACTGCTCATTAAGTCTTTGTTCTGATTTCCCAAGTATTAATTTTATGATTTTACTGAATATTTAACTCATCCCAATGATGAATTAGATGGTCATATTCATATAGGAGAGGTTTCTGGGACCATCCTGCAGTGTATCCAAGGACAATTTTAACTTTACTTTGTTTAGCCATGAATAGATCAGTGTCAGCATCGCCTACTAGGGCGCACTCTTGAGCTTCTAACTTTAGAGTCTTACAAAGATTGCTTACTGCAAGTGGGTTAGGTTTTTTAGGCAGGTCATCACTGCTCCAAAGACCTGTAAAAGTCTTTTCTAGCTTGTTCTTTTTTAAGAATGCAATAAGTCCTGTTTTTGTGTCATTGCTTATTAAAGCCAAAGAAATATTTTTTCTTTTTAGGATTTGAAGAATTTCCAACACTCCAGGTAGTATCTGATCTGAGTAATCTTCGGAAAAAATTTCATTAATAGCTTTATCCGCTGATTTGAAAATTTGATTAGCAAATTGAAGAGAGTTTGGCCAGGTTTCACCAATTAGAGAGAAGATAGTCGCTGTAGAAATTAAATTATCTTTTCGAGAAGCTATTGCTAAAGAACTTGTGGGATCAATTCCTTGGGAATTAATCCCATAGATTAAGTTGAGGAACTTGCTGAGTTCTAAAATTTTTTCAAGAGGTTTTTTTTGCGACTGGTAAAGTCTAACGGCTTGATTAATTCTCATTTTGCCAAGCCTATTTAAACGCTTTTCACTATTTACAAGAGTCCCATCTTTATCAAATAAAATACCTTTTACAACGCCAAGAGGCTCGCCTCTAAGAAGTAATTGAGGCATCTTGCTGCAATTAATTATATTTCCATAGATGCGATAGGGTTTTCACCTTCTTCTGCTTGCTCAAGTAGCATCTCCTTATATTTTGCTGCCATTTCCTCAGCTTTATCAAATACCTTTTGAGGGTCCGTTAACATATCTCCTGGTTCTGGCTCTAACGCTTTTGTTGATAAAGAAATACGACCACGTTCAGCAT is part of the Prochlorococcus marinus str. MIT 0919 genome and harbors:
- the metK gene encoding methionine adenosyltransferase, with the translated sequence MSSFVFTSESVTEGHPDKICDQISDAILDALLEKDPASRVACETVVNTGLCLVTGEVTSSAEVDFINLVRSVIKEIGYKNAKAGGFDANSCAVLVALDQQSPDIAQGVNEAEDQTEDPFDKVGAGDQGIMFGYACDETPELMPLPISLAHRLARQLAKVRHEETLKYLLPDGKTQVSVVYENDEPIAIDTILISTQHSAQIDNISSESGIRDRITKDLWEYVVKPATADLKLQPSQEKTRFLVNPTGKFVVGGPQGDAGLTGRKIIVDTYGGYARHGGGAFSGKDPTKVDRSAAYAARFVAKAIVAAGLAKRAEVQLSYAIGVANPVSILVETFGSGKLSNEDLTNLVKENFDLRPGAIIQEFGLRELPKKNSGKFYRNVAAYGHFGRPDLDLPWEKIEGKVNELLRRQS
- a CDS encoding phycobiliprotein lyase; translation: MRSSHSLAFKQFEDIVSTISIESLTSNNPNVKKLAEEYNAQTGTIKSPFKISWNPDSDWGNNDLEGNMQGSTILVPIITGKENGIIIRSIGYTEKVKTISKFNFLDDGTLILSTEYNQSFAEEKIWFQTDNFRCRSSIVSTTKGSGILQSSFCSEVRINESK
- a CDS encoding HEAT repeat domain-containing protein, with the protein product MAFSILDTPVNCLKLSSDYYKAIFHLAKYPGFETEEKLIFFLNNQSSEQPIHIAKRKAIEVLAQLNCKRAMPFIRVYLDSPDPYTVESTIWSLQELGCRDKAFVRKVSSLLCKPNQNHRFLIQALVKMEAKSEIHIIRDFFNNPIASQAAKGACIAAFSKLIGDKSCLDQLQDFLKSSNQNDRQSAVQDIIDSNSINLLPRVLEAPISPFFKCRAINSLFTEDLSPEKNQGINVLEFINRVLIDNPSQISNLYHYGSTTDVNYLINQLLNTDFAKSYGAIEILMTKDIRDLLPCLKKLWDKLTKDYGSIYFLTMLFRDIGKLEKHDQNKIKKFLFSCLGNNWPLFMKFRPSAIISLMMIDKAMCKDYIPNWLDEKNNPYWACRYAVLMSIEDSFNLDEIIEFSPIIQTLNRDSHRFVRAKALQIASKF
- a CDS encoding FGGY-family carbohydrate kinase, whose amino-acid sequence is MKDDQLAMGIDLGTSGVRIAIINAQKKLIYSSSENYLTELKDCNEWVKCISLLIKNTPKKLKNKISACAVDGTSGTLLACDSQGKPLGPAIPYYISLDDIKESVPKKAGNNKSKLNSTPSISKAIYLVNKYGSKILLRHQADWIIGWLANNWEYGEEGNNLKLGWNLLSQKWNEEIGKLNLENHLPKIIPSGHSIGTVSESIAKALDLPQNMQIILGTTDSNAAILASNPDFDDGVTVLGSTIVIKRFVNKPMQEPGVTNHFLGGQWIAGGASNAGCSVLKQFFSDKDLMELSRQIDPEIDSGLNLLPLACKGERFPVEDPNLDPILEPRPISDSLYLHGLLEGMANIEKKGWSKFRDLIGSKPKRIITIGGGARNPQWRRIRERKIGIPIVSSNRQPAEGVAYLAMQAVRKQR
- a CDS encoding chromophore lyase CpcT/CpeT, with the translated sequence MNLSRLDNFTRAFTGHFSNKEQAINSPKDFAHIDIYVRTLPIDLFNVPSFYSEQSFNYSPWSPYRQAVHKLYYENNTFLLKNFMLTNSKKVAGAGFQSDLLKYIEAGQIKIRNGCEMEFTELDKGHYIGKLKNCKKCIIQKDGKETYLISQVEINKHSWVSIDEGFDIDTNEKIWGSISGALKFVRLEENID
- a CDS encoding HEAT repeat domain-containing protein encodes the protein MNESFLSSINTQELSLTADEAATLAKELTLSLKKGQKLEGTESQIRALIAGLADQRGLLRRTFSESLGLIGPKALPQLRQALLNSKNVTVRRAAAKTLKLVGDPEALPDLLKALLNDEDPVVQGSSAGAIAIFGGTAVEYLVKVLEHPQSSSTQCGLARWGLAFIGAKGSKEIKKAAKSKNQLVRASAIAALGDQIENLNDRDAKNIVKEALNDPSYEVQIEAIRLINFFQQEEWFSRALIDKLNSDNNEVRKQTALSLMRFNALGQVSYLQQRLDKEKNIEVIKIIKLAINSLTNI
- a CDS encoding phycobilisome rod-core linker polypeptide, with amino-acid sequence MKHLTKNSFERILSGINTKHPISYGKSRVAGSNQTTYYMHSKSACMPGQPTKFKENLYSGLKPNLISLENTFTRLYKRENYLIEQKPIGKKYITDNIEAFTYQVYTPYDDSSLKIAITACYKQVYGNLYPMDSEKSIDSERRLRNGDICIRDFVRDLAKSSFYKYHYFTKVSQIKCLEMNFKHLLGRPIVDQNELINNIELINSYGFDNHIDSIIDSIEYQELFGEDVVPYERFWDSPIGARTSSFIKTAAYQKGFATSDNLNC
- a CDS encoding nucleotide sugar dehydrogenase; the protein is MIEPISNTKIQNICCIGAGYVGGPTMAVIADRCPSIQVKVVDINQARIDAWNSSDLSKLPVYEPGLDLVISRARNRNLFFSINVEDAIAQADMVFISVNTPTKTKGLGAGKASDLRWVEACARQVAKFAKQHTIVVEKSTLPVRTAEVIKTILEAAQSSLGNILNPSTFDVLSNPEFLAEGSAIKDLENPDRVLIGGESKQAIESLAWIYKHWVAEEKILRTNIWSSELAKLTANAFLAQRISSINSIGALCEATGADVREVARAIGTDSRIGSKFLDAGPGFGGSCFKKDILNLVYLSRHFGLPEVADFWEGVVELNTWHQHRISRLVVKKLFGTLSGKRIALLGFSFKANTNDTRESSAINIAKDLLDEGALLSIHDPKVSPSQIERDLGQARANLKNIELNKNSMEGIWWFSEDIYEVCSAADAVLILTEWHQYSEIDWPLVATKMRNPAWVFDARSIINSEKVLSAGLQFWRVGDGSELDS
- a CDS encoding MFS transporter yields the protein MENSTHLPPIKLARLSLFQGCLGCLAVIFAGMLNRIMISELAFPAILVGGGLAFEQLVAPSRVLFGNISDRWPIKGKKRTPYIYIGTALFCLLAILSIPVIFITNNALSSGSTPAIVLSALGLCSLFALYGLAISMATTPYLALVIDITNEKERPRVVGIIWCMLTIGIVVGAIAISIATKGLDGISDPLILQTTLQKFMLRVGLIIFAISIISCLGIEKKGTKQIHSKKNEAKEIGLKEAWALILSSKQIFIFFSFLIFYTLGLFLQDPILESFGAEVFSLPISKTTLLNAYWGVGTLIGLLIAGLWITPRIGKFSTAKIGCWMITSSLILLVLSGFVKNENLLFGVLFIFGLAAGIATNSALSLMLDLTLPEVAGTFVGVWGLAQALSRAMGKLLGGGLLDIGRVISGPENPLIAFSFVFFLEIIITIIAVLILDKVSIKKFKLDTSSKMENILMADLDN
- a CDS encoding HEAT repeat domain-containing protein; this encodes MNRLFKKKADFEALLEAFRHPNPNLNEEACLQMRAYWPKETILFLTNNLDSDDVQIRRKSVKFLSTFGIQIVEPIMNLFISSEKVVLKVSCLKVLIKLAANNNTDDFFTKVFSLIELAIKEDSAEIILSVICLLRQLGKKGLPMLIKLAINTDNILASKAAITAIGEISDTRSINCLNQLLDDSALDLILRESAIYALSNLESN